From a region of the Macrobrachium nipponense isolate FS-2020 chromosome 20, ASM1510439v2, whole genome shotgun sequence genome:
- the LOC135219870 gene encoding uncharacterized protein LOC135219870, with translation MGEKANDGRWRYRKGISSKNDLSSSYLTLKPPPTLSLSLPPSLELSTSPEVQASDLVSTAKKKKKKKKKKKEEEEEEEEEEEEERRRKDGEGGRRWRNLQMKKQVKKKDEKEE, from the exons ATGGGAGAAAAAGCCAACGATGGAAGATGGAGATATCGCAAGGGAATTTCCTCAAAGAACGATCTCTCCTCCTCATATCTCACCCTTAAACCTCCTcccaccctctccctctccctccctccctcccttgaactctccacctctccagaggttcaagcTAGTGATCTGGTCTCAA ctgcaaagaagaagaagaagaagaagaagaagaagaaggaggaggaggaggaggaggaggaggaggaggaggaggagaggaggaggaaggatggagagggagggaggcgaTGGAGAAACTTACAGATGAAAAAGCAAGTTAAGAAGAAAGACGAAAAGGAGGAGtag